One Mucilaginibacter ginkgonis genomic region harbors:
- a CDS encoding SIR2 family NAD-dependent protein deacylase codes for MTKQKLVILTGAGISAESGLKTFRDSDGLWEGYDINDVATPEAWQRNPALVQDFYNQRRKSVLEAKPNAAHYALAKLQNKFNVTIITQNIDDLHERAGCKNVLHLHGIITLSQSSKNPNLTYPIDGWEIKMDEVCELGSPLRAHVVWFGEAVPMIEPAADVCAQSDIFILVGTSLAVYPAAGLINFVPRETPKYIIDPVVPDVYLPNVIKIEEKASVGVPKLVEELLK; via the coding sequence ATGACTAAGCAGAAATTAGTAATATTAACCGGTGCCGGCATCAGCGCCGAAAGCGGGCTTAAAACCTTCCGCGATAGTGACGGACTGTGGGAGGGCTACGACATAAATGATGTGGCTACCCCGGAAGCGTGGCAACGCAACCCCGCATTGGTTCAGGATTTTTATAATCAACGCCGCAAGTCCGTCCTGGAAGCAAAACCCAACGCCGCCCATTATGCTTTAGCCAAATTGCAGAATAAGTTTAACGTTACCATAATTACCCAAAACATTGATGATCTGCATGAGCGGGCCGGCTGTAAAAATGTACTGCACCTGCATGGCATTATCACCCTTTCGCAATCGAGCAAAAACCCTAACCTCACATACCCAATAGATGGCTGGGAAATTAAAATGGACGAGGTGTGCGAATTAGGATCGCCACTACGTGCACACGTGGTATGGTTTGGCGAGGCTGTACCGATGATAGAACCCGCTGCAGACGTGTGCGCTCAGTCCGATATTTTTATATTAGTTGGCACCTCACTGGCTGTTTACCCTGCCGCCGGTTTGATCAATTTTGTTCCGCGGGAAACACCGAAGTATATTATAGACCCGGTAGTCCCGGATGTTTATCTACCGAATGTTATCAAGATAGAAGAGAAAGCCTCGGTAGGTGTTCCAAAGTTGGTGGAGGAGTTGTTGAAATGA
- a CDS encoding histone deacetylase family protein has product MLKIAFDPIYAHPLPEGHRFPMLKYELIPGQLLHEGLITKDNLFSPDELDEETILRTHDREYWHQLRDLTLSAKEQRRIGFPLSAKLVEREIRIAKGTIDGCKYAFEYGVAFNVAGGTHHAGTNWGEGFCMLNDQAIAANYLLHHKLASSVLVVDLDVHQGNGTAQIFENQPQVFTFSMHGANNFPARKEHSDLDIPLPDGTDGESFLTILKDTLPKLIAQQKPDFIFYLAGVDVLATDKLGKLSLSKDDCKARERFVFEQCKANNIPVQVSMGGGYSADIRDIVNAHCNTYRVADELYF; this is encoded by the coding sequence ATGCTTAAGATAGCCTTTGACCCAATATACGCGCATCCATTGCCGGAAGGTCACCGTTTCCCGATGCTGAAATATGAATTAATACCGGGGCAGTTACTGCATGAAGGGTTGATCACAAAAGACAACCTGTTTTCTCCCGACGAGCTCGACGAAGAAACGATATTGCGGACGCATGACCGCGAGTATTGGCATCAATTACGTGATCTGACGCTGAGCGCGAAAGAGCAGCGCAGAATTGGTTTTCCGCTTTCGGCTAAGTTGGTTGAGCGGGAGATACGTATTGCCAAAGGAACGATAGATGGCTGCAAGTACGCCTTTGAGTATGGCGTGGCATTTAATGTTGCAGGTGGTACACACCATGCCGGTACTAATTGGGGCGAAGGTTTTTGTATGCTGAATGACCAGGCCATAGCGGCAAATTATCTGCTGCATCATAAATTAGCGTCGTCGGTACTGGTCGTCGATCTGGATGTGCATCAGGGGAATGGTACAGCACAAATATTTGAGAACCAGCCGCAGGTTTTCACATTTTCTATGCATGGTGCTAACAATTTTCCGGCGCGTAAAGAACACTCGGATTTAGACATTCCATTGCCGGACGGCACCGATGGAGAAAGCTTCCTTACAATCTTAAAGGATACGTTACCTAAGCTTATAGCGCAACAAAAACCCGACTTTATCTTTTACCTGGCGGGTGTAGATGTTTTGGCTACGGACAAATTAGGTAAACTGTCACTAAGCAAAGATGATTGCAAAGCCCGCGAACGATTTGTGTTTGAACAATGCAAAGCAAATAATATCCCGGTACAGGTGAGCATGGGTGGCGGCTACTCGGCAGACATCAGAGATATCGTAAACGCGCATTGCAATACATACCGCGTTGCCGACGAGCTATATTTCTAG
- the kynU gene encoding kynureninase — protein MEWHNSLAFAQDQDINDEFAAFREEFLFPQNNGKDVIYLCGNSLGLQPKAVVEEITKQLSSWQQLGVEGWFNGSDPWLQYHRKLAAPIANIVGAKDSEVTVMSSLTVNLHLLLVSFYKPAKKKYKILMEGGAFPSDQYAIESQVRFHGFDPEDAIIEVFPPEGEYTLRTEDIVAAIEANADDLALVLFSGINYYTGQFFDIETITQAAHERGIPAGFDLAHAVGNVNLKLHDWNVDFACWCSYKYMNSGPGGISGIFVHEQHHRDSTLNRFAGWWGYKLNERFKMTQGFVPEAGAEGWQVSTSPILLMASLHASLQLFERAGSVAKLRQKADRLTAYLEYLINGINKDLGTEQYKIITPAQQSARGSQLSIICKSNGKKIFDKLLDQGVIGDWREPDVIRLAPVPLYNTFTDVYHAAEIMKEAASATA, from the coding sequence ATGGAGTGGCACAATAGTTTGGCCTTCGCGCAAGATCAGGATATTAACGACGAGTTTGCAGCATTCAGGGAAGAATTCCTTTTTCCGCAGAATAACGGTAAGGATGTTATCTATCTGTGCGGTAACTCTTTGGGGTTGCAGCCGAAAGCTGTTGTTGAGGAAATAACAAAACAACTAAGTTCCTGGCAGCAACTGGGGGTAGAGGGGTGGTTTAACGGAAGTGACCCATGGCTGCAATACCATCGCAAACTTGCGGCACCTATAGCAAACATAGTAGGCGCTAAGGACAGTGAAGTGACGGTAATGAGTTCGCTGACCGTTAACCTTCACTTGCTGCTAGTTAGTTTCTATAAGCCCGCAAAGAAGAAATACAAAATATTGATGGAGGGCGGGGCCTTTCCGTCTGACCAATACGCCATTGAAAGCCAGGTTAGGTTTCACGGCTTCGACCCGGAAGATGCGATCATCGAGGTATTTCCCCCTGAAGGAGAATACACACTCCGGACAGAGGATATAGTCGCCGCTATTGAAGCCAATGCAGACGACTTGGCACTGGTGCTGTTCAGCGGCATAAATTACTACACGGGCCAGTTTTTTGATATCGAAACCATTACGCAGGCTGCTCATGAACGTGGTATTCCCGCCGGATTTGACCTGGCTCACGCTGTGGGGAACGTAAACCTAAAGCTGCACGACTGGAATGTTGATTTTGCCTGCTGGTGTTCATACAAATACATGAATTCCGGTCCGGGTGGTATCAGCGGAATATTTGTGCACGAGCAGCACCACAGAGACAGCACCTTAAACCGTTTTGCAGGGTGGTGGGGTTATAAGCTAAACGAGCGTTTTAAAATGACCCAGGGTTTTGTACCCGAGGCTGGCGCCGAAGGATGGCAGGTGAGCACAAGCCCCATTCTGCTGATGGCATCTTTACACGCATCTTTGCAGCTATTTGAGCGCGCCGGTAGCGTGGCAAAACTGAGACAAAAAGCTGACAGGCTAACCGCTTATCTGGAATATCTCATCAATGGAATAAATAAAGACCTGGGTACAGAACAGTATAAGATCATTACTCCTGCGCAGCAAAGCGCGCGCGGCAGCCAGTTATCGATCATTTGTAAAAGCAACGGTAAAAAGATATTTGACAAACTTCTAGATCAAGGCGTTATTGGCGACTGGCGCGAACCTGATGTAATACGCCTGGCACCGGTGCCGCTGTATAATACATTTACAGACGTGTACCACGCGGCGGAGATCATGAAAGAAGCAGCGTCTGCAACAGCCTGA
- a CDS encoding alpha/beta hydrolase: MRKVYFISGLGADRRAFDRIRITNVEKVFVDWIEPDRRDTIATYAGKLISHYGIKHNDTVVGLSLGGVMAIEINKQIGLAKAILISSIRSTDEAPAYFKTFSRWPVFKLASEKAIIDIAARMVPVMGKMEKVKTNLFTDMIRDSSPKFVKWAMGAILKWQSTTQFDNVYQIIGDKDRVFDFRKTPNATVIKGGSHIMVYNRADEVSAWLEQILAE; this comes from the coding sequence ATGCGTAAGGTTTACTTTATCTCCGGTCTCGGTGCCGACCGCCGCGCTTTCGACCGTATCAGGATCACCAATGTTGAAAAGGTATTTGTCGACTGGATAGAACCGGATAGGCGTGATACTATCGCCACTTATGCCGGGAAGCTAATCTCTCATTACGGCATAAAGCATAATGATACTGTGGTGGGCTTGTCTTTGGGCGGAGTAATGGCTATTGAGATAAATAAACAAATAGGGTTGGCTAAAGCTATTTTGATATCAAGCATTAGAAGTACAGATGAGGCGCCGGCCTACTTCAAAACCTTTAGCCGGTGGCCGGTATTCAAGCTGGCATCAGAAAAAGCAATTATTGATATTGCTGCCCGTATGGTGCCCGTGATGGGCAAAATGGAGAAAGTTAAAACCAACCTTTTTACAGACATGATCCGCGATTCATCGCCTAAGTTTGTAAAGTGGGCAATGGGTGCTATACTCAAATGGCAAAGTACAACGCAATTCGATAACGTTTACCAGATCATTGGCGATAAAGACCGCGTTTTTGATTTTCGTAAAACTCCAAACGCTACCGTCATTAAAGGCGGCAGCCATATTATGGTCTATAACCGCGCAGACGAAGTGAGCGCCTGGCTCGAACAAATACTCGCTGAATGA
- a CDS encoding AlbA family DNA-binding domain-containing protein encodes MNIKRMILEGETVTQDFKKTITSCEKIAKTMVSFANNKGGKLLVGILDDGTIKGVKSEDEERYMLTKAAHFYAKPALEPIFEEIYVDDKLVLVVEIEESDTKPHYALGEDGKWWVYVRVKDKSVLASKIVVDVLKRQGADKGVFIEYSSKEKALLEYLEKNERITLTEYGKMLNLGRRRAQRIMVDLVLSGVIRVHTTEKEEFYTAS; translated from the coding sequence ATGAACATAAAAAGAATGATCCTTGAGGGTGAAACTGTTACCCAGGATTTTAAAAAGACAATAACCAGTTGCGAGAAGATCGCAAAAACAATGGTCTCCTTCGCTAATAACAAAGGCGGCAAACTGCTGGTTGGCATCCTGGACGATGGAACCATAAAAGGTGTTAAGTCTGAGGATGAAGAACGTTACATGCTTACGAAAGCCGCTCATTTTTATGCCAAGCCTGCGCTTGAACCCATTTTTGAAGAGATCTACGTAGATGATAAACTGGTGCTGGTTGTAGAAATAGAAGAAAGCGACACCAAACCGCATTATGCCTTAGGCGAAGATGGCAAATGGTGGGTATACGTGCGGGTGAAAGATAAAAGCGTTTTGGCCAGCAAGATCGTGGTGGATGTTTTAAAGCGCCAGGGCGCAGATAAAGGTGTGTTCATCGAGTATTCGTCTAAAGAAAAAGCGCTGTTAGAATACCTGGAGAAGAATGAGCGCATCACACTGACCGAATATGGCAAGATGTTAAACCTGGGACGGCGCCGTGCGCAGCGCATTATGGTTGACCTCGTACTATCAGGTGTGATACGTGTACACACCACAGAAAAGGAAGAGTTTTACACAGCCAGTTAA
- a CDS encoding MATE family efflux transporter, giving the protein MKNYFDHYKPHYRPNLKLAIPVVISQLGHMLVAASDSIIVGQFAGTIALAAVSLVSSMFTVIMMIGIGISYGITPLIAQYNGQKNYAECGRLLSTSLLINIATAVLLFVLIYFGAESIISHLGQVPAVVEQAKPFLLLMGLSIIPLLIFNTFKQFAEGLGFTKQAMLISIWGNIINIVLGIIFVKGMFGIQPMGVRGVGYSTLIDRSLMAIVMSAYVLRSAKFKAYLIDFVVGGFNKLRAAKILKIGAPVAMQYTFEISAFSGAAIIIGTMGAVPQAAHQIALNLAAMTYMAASGVAAAAAIKSGNYFGAKQFTDLRASAIASYHIVLIFMTITALIFTVFHQWLPYIYTTDRSVIAIAGQLLMIAAVFQLFDGAQVIGLGVLRGMGDVNIPTFITFLAYWVVGIPVGYLLGLYFKLGVAGVWYGLVFGLLAAALMLYFRFRSIAKHQQALAEIAALNS; this is encoded by the coding sequence ATGAAAAACTACTTTGATCACTACAAGCCGCATTACCGCCCTAACTTAAAATTAGCTATCCCGGTTGTGATATCACAACTCGGGCATATGCTGGTTGCCGCGTCTGATAGTATCATTGTTGGTCAGTTTGCAGGGACCATCGCGTTAGCTGCTGTGTCTCTGGTAAGCAGTATGTTTACGGTCATTATGATGATCGGTATTGGCATCTCTTATGGTATAACTCCGCTTATCGCGCAATATAACGGGCAAAAAAATTATGCTGAATGCGGGCGATTGCTGTCAACCAGTTTGTTGATAAACATTGCAACGGCGGTTCTGCTATTTGTACTCATATACTTTGGAGCTGAAAGCATCATCAGTCACTTAGGGCAAGTGCCGGCCGTGGTTGAGCAAGCCAAGCCGTTTTTACTGCTCATGGGTTTGTCTATTATCCCGCTGCTTATCTTCAATACATTCAAGCAATTTGCAGAAGGCCTTGGCTTTACAAAGCAAGCCATGCTTATATCCATTTGGGGTAACATCATCAATATCGTATTAGGGATCATCTTTGTGAAAGGCATGTTTGGCATACAGCCTATGGGCGTGCGTGGTGTTGGTTACAGCACCCTGATAGATCGCAGCCTCATGGCAATTGTCATGTCGGCTTATGTATTACGTTCTGCAAAGTTCAAAGCCTATCTTATAGATTTCGTAGTTGGCGGTTTCAATAAGTTGCGGGCCGCAAAGATCCTTAAAATAGGCGCGCCCGTTGCCATGCAATATACTTTCGAGATCAGCGCGTTTAGCGGGGCGGCAATAATTATCGGTACAATGGGCGCTGTGCCGCAGGCCGCGCATCAGATAGCTTTAAACTTAGCAGCAATGACCTACATGGCGGCCAGCGGAGTTGCAGCGGCAGCGGCTATAAAATCTGGCAATTATTTTGGGGCTAAGCAATTTACAGACTTGCGGGCTTCGGCTATTGCCAGTTATCACATTGTGTTAATATTTATGACCATCACAGCATTGATCTTCACCGTATTTCATCAATGGCTACCTTACATTTATACCACCGACAGATCTGTAATTGCTATTGCAGGCCAACTGTTAATGATAGCTGCAGTTTTTCAATTGTTTGATGGTGCGCAGGTTATTGGCCTTGGTGTACTGCGTGGAATGGGTGATGTTAATATTCCCACGTTTATCACCTTTTTGGCGTATTGGGTTGTTGGCATCCCGGTTGGTTACCTATTAGGATTATATTTTAAATTGGGTGTGGCCGGAGTTTGGTACGGATTGGTTTTTGGTTTGTTAGCCGCCGCTTTGATGTTATATTTCCGTTTCAGAAGCATAGCTAAACATCAACAGGCCCTTGCAGAAATAGCTGCTTTAAATAGTTAA
- a CDS encoding 2'-5' RNA ligase family protein produces MTLTISDEAQAYFNTLRKQHFPPERNFLGAHLTLFHQLPADEPSIVGQLKELALMTQPFAMLVEAPVSIGNGVAFKIKSGQLAAIHARLQQSWQQWLIPQDRHKLHPHITIQNKVTADVVKTLLTQIDAGFAPFEITATGFALWEYLGGPWRFVQGFEFK; encoded by the coding sequence TTGACGCTGACCATCAGTGATGAAGCTCAAGCCTATTTCAACACATTAAGGAAGCAACACTTTCCACCGGAACGTAATTTCCTTGGCGCACACCTCACTTTATTTCATCAATTGCCGGCAGACGAACCATCTATTGTGGGTCAGCTTAAAGAACTTGCCCTTATGACGCAGCCATTTGCCATGCTGGTGGAAGCTCCGGTTAGTATCGGTAATGGAGTAGCATTCAAGATAAAGAGTGGGCAGCTTGCCGCAATACATGCGCGCCTGCAACAATCGTGGCAGCAGTGGCTCATTCCGCAAGACCGGCATAAGCTACATCCGCATATTACAATTCAGAATAAAGTAACCGCCGACGTCGTAAAAACATTACTGACACAAATAGATGCAGGCTTTGCTCCATTCGAGATTACTGCCACCGGATTTGCGCTATGGGAATACCTTGGCGGCCCGTGGCGGTTTGTTCAGGGATTTGAGTTTAAATAA
- a CDS encoding GNAT family N-acetyltransferase, translating to MENNNSFEELRHEGYSVTNNLSMIDTEAVYQFMINESYWAQGMPKEKFGIAINNSMVFGVIKEDITAGFARVITDKATFAYLCDVFIAKDYRGKGLGKFLINEIVNHPQLQGLRRWSLATRDAHGLYKQFGFAEISKPEIWMEKYKPYIEQGS from the coding sequence ATGGAAAATAACAACTCATTTGAAGAGCTTAGACACGAAGGCTATTCAGTAACTAATAATCTGTCAATGATAGATACTGAAGCGGTTTATCAGTTTATGATCAATGAATCCTACTGGGCGCAAGGCATGCCAAAAGAAAAGTTCGGCATCGCTATCAATAATTCAATGGTCTTCGGCGTTATCAAAGAAGATATCACGGCAGGCTTCGCACGGGTAATTACTGACAAGGCCACCTTTGCTTATTTATGTGATGTATTCATTGCGAAAGATTATCGGGGCAAAGGTTTGGGCAAATTTCTGATCAATGAAATAGTGAACCACCCGCAATTGCAGGGGCTTAGAAGATGGTCTTTGGCTACGCGCGATGCACATGGCCTGTACAAGCAATTTGGGTTTGCAGAAATCTCAAAACCGGAGATTTGGATGGAGAAATATAAGCCTTATATTGAGCAAGGGAGCTGA
- a CDS encoding DNA-3-methyladenine glycosylase, protein MKLPDSYYQSNDVVALARDLIGKYLFTNLDGQLTGGYIVETEAYAGIIDKASHAYGDRRTPRTQTMYMQGGVAYVYLCYGIHEMLNIVTSVEDQPHAVLIRAVDPTIGLDVMRYRRNMAVIKPTITSGPGSVAKALGISRKINAISLQSDVLWLEDRGLSFADEEVATVPRVGVDYAKEDALLPYRFYVKGNKYVSKPNR, encoded by the coding sequence ATGAAACTGCCCGATTCTTATTATCAGTCTAATGATGTGGTCGCCCTTGCACGCGATCTCATTGGCAAATACCTGTTTACCAATTTAGACGGGCAACTTACAGGTGGGTACATTGTAGAGACCGAGGCTTATGCCGGCATCATCGATAAAGCATCGCACGCTTACGGCGACCGCCGCACGCCACGTACGCAAACCATGTATATGCAAGGCGGTGTCGCTTATGTTTATCTGTGTTATGGCATTCATGAAATGCTCAATATTGTGACATCAGTTGAGGATCAGCCGCACGCTGTATTGATACGCGCGGTTGATCCAACCATAGGTCTTGACGTTATGCGATACCGCCGTAATATGGCGGTCATCAAGCCTACTATTACTTCGGGCCCGGGTTCGGTTGCAAAGGCGCTGGGTATATCACGTAAGATCAATGCCATAAGCCTGCAAAGCGATGTTTTGTGGCTGGAAGACAGGGGTTTGTCATTCGCGGATGAAGAGGTGGCAACAGTGCCGAGGGTAGGCGTTGACTATGCCAAAGAGGATGCCTTATTGCCTTACCGTTTTTATGTAAAGGGCAACAAATATGTGAGCAAACCAAATCGATAA
- a CDS encoding YncE family protein, which produces MKIINLKNLLAAAILLSIFSSCRKNNSDNPAPTTTVQRAGIYILNQGGFGSNNGSLSYYDYATKTVTADIFTKANNKGLGDTPNDLQIYGSKMYIAVDVSGTVEILNAKTAAELKQISFKSGNVNKEPRSFAFDKGNAFVTTYDGNVAVIDTFSMAVTKTIAVGRNPERMVVSNNKLYVTNSGGLSFGNPDKTVSVIDLNTLTVTKTITVIANPTGIAADGSGHVYVLSSGDYNTIKPGMTVIDNNTDAVISSNSTSIAYGSNLVANGDYVYILTSDKKVAQFNVKTQAFTNTSFIDASAVTTPYSLSYDSVNSEFFITDAKNYASNGALFAFDKTGAKEYNITVGINPGTVAFFNK; this is translated from the coding sequence ATGAAAATCATCAACTTAAAAAATCTATTGGCAGCCGCGATATTGTTATCGATATTCTCGTCGTGCCGCAAAAACAATTCGGACAATCCTGCGCCAACTACCACAGTGCAACGCGCGGGTATCTACATTCTAAATCAGGGCGGTTTCGGGTCAAACAACGGCAGCCTGAGCTATTACGATTATGCTACTAAAACCGTGACCGCGGATATTTTTACCAAGGCTAATAATAAAGGTTTGGGCGATACACCAAATGATCTTCAGATCTACGGTTCTAAGATGTACATCGCTGTAGACGTGTCGGGCACAGTAGAAATCTTAAACGCAAAAACCGCGGCAGAATTGAAACAGATATCCTTCAAAAGCGGAAACGTAAATAAAGAGCCCCGCAGTTTCGCGTTTGATAAGGGCAACGCTTTTGTAACCACTTATGACGGTAATGTAGCCGTGATCGACACCTTCTCTATGGCGGTTACAAAAACTATCGCCGTTGGCCGCAACCCCGAGCGCATGGTGGTGTCTAACAACAAATTGTATGTAACAAATTCGGGCGGTTTATCATTTGGCAATCCCGATAAAACGGTGTCGGTGATTGATCTGAATACTTTAACAGTTACGAAAACGATCACCGTAATTGCTAATCCTACAGGTATCGCGGCAGATGGTTCAGGCCACGTTTATGTACTGTCGAGCGGCGATTACAATACCATTAAACCGGGCATGACCGTTATTGATAACAATACAGACGCGGTAATTTCATCAAACAGCACCAGCATTGCTTACGGATCCAACCTGGTAGCGAATGGGGATTACGTCTACATCCTTACGTCTGATAAAAAGGTTGCACAGTTTAATGTTAAGACGCAAGCGTTTACCAACACCTCTTTTATAGACGCTTCTGCAGTTACTACACCATATAGCCTTAGTTATGATAGTGTGAACAGTGAATTTTTTATTACAGATGCTAAAAATTATGCGTCGAACGGAGCGCTATTCGCGTTTGATAAAACAGGTGCTAAGGAATACAATATTACAGTAGGCATAAACCCGGGTACAGTTGCCTTCTTTAACAAGTAA
- a CDS encoding pyridoxamine 5'-phosphate oxidase family protein: protein MEFEDELKRLENIEKLRKLVDSIRTGMLTTYNAAEGFHSRPMGTAQVDVDGNFWFFTNEFSPKVQEISVDNTVSITYSDIAQNIYVSLTGVATTVDDRAKMKELWNPYVEIFFPDGIDDPKLTLLKVEAQNAEYWDSSAGIIAITFKKLAAAVTGKKYVEGEHDKLAL, encoded by the coding sequence ATGGAATTTGAAGACGAACTAAAACGTTTAGAAAATATTGAAAAGCTGCGCAAATTGGTCGACAGCATACGCACCGGCATGCTCACCACTTACAATGCTGCAGAGGGCTTTCACAGCCGCCCAATGGGTACCGCCCAGGTTGATGTAGACGGCAATTTTTGGTTTTTCACCAATGAATTTTCTCCAAAAGTGCAGGAAATTTCTGTCGATAATACGGTTTCGATCACCTATTCAGACATCGCGCAAAATATATACGTCAGCTTAACCGGCGTTGCCACTACGGTGGACGACCGCGCGAAGATGAAAGAGTTGTGGAACCCGTATGTAGAAATATTTTTCCCCGACGGTATTGACGATCCAAAGTTGACCTTGTTAAAGGTTGAGGCGCAGAATGCCGAATATTGGGATAGCAGCGCCGGCATTATCGCTATAACATTTAAAAAGCTGGCTGCCGCCGTCACCGGAAAAAAATACGTAGAAGGCGAGCATGATAAGTTAGCCTTATAA
- a CDS encoding DUF3291 domain-containing protein yields the protein MIVSLTIVRYQKTFTQFGLMAMALHRIPMVFQRRCRFWKLLGSGKNGTFDLSPDWQQWGLLAVWNNREDFDEFYKKSLVAKWWDVFAAEQWTILCEPLQSHGRWDGRAPFGNPTPSEHTGPVAVLTRATIRLHKLKGFWANVDSVAKIMTSAKGYVMSLGIGEAPVFRQATFSVWESLDDVKAFAYRSREHAEVIKKTRDNDWYSEELFARFKIIDTIGSINGADPLKGLLNFTK from the coding sequence GTGATCGTTAGCCTTACCATCGTCCGGTATCAAAAAACATTTACCCAATTTGGGCTTATGGCAATGGCTTTGCATCGCATACCCATGGTGTTTCAGCGGCGCTGCCGCTTTTGGAAATTGTTAGGCAGCGGCAAAAACGGCACCTTCGACCTATCTCCCGACTGGCAGCAATGGGGCCTTTTAGCGGTTTGGAATAACCGGGAAGATTTTGACGAGTTTTATAAAAAATCGCTGGTCGCCAAATGGTGGGATGTTTTTGCTGCCGAGCAATGGACCATACTTTGCGAACCACTGCAAAGCCACGGCAGGTGGGACGGCCGGGCGCCATTTGGCAATCCAACGCCATCAGAACATACAGGCCCTGTTGCTGTACTTACGCGGGCAACCATCCGCCTGCATAAACTGAAAGGCTTTTGGGCAAATGTGGATAGTGTGGCCAAAATCATGACGTCTGCTAAAGGTTATGTGATGTCTTTAGGTATCGGCGAAGCACCTGTATTCAGGCAGGCGACCTTTTCTGTTTGGGAAAGCCTGGACGATGTTAAAGCTTTTGCTTACCGTTCGCGTGAACATGCCGAAGTCATCAAAAAAACCCGCGACAATGATTGGTATAGCGAAGAGTTGTTTGCGCGCTTCAAGATCATTGATACGATAGGCAGCATTAACGGCGCAGATCCTTTAAAAGGATTGCTTAATTTTACCAAATGA
- a CDS encoding DUF6580 family putative transport protein, giving the protein MSSQQKIQVRNLVLILMIVAAAAMRLVSFKYQQLSNFTPVGAIAIFGGTYFTDKWKAYLVPLITLFVSDIIINYLYFHKLILWTSYAPFVYGSFLAMVFFGTLIKKVNVVNVILASVGGVLIHWLLTDIHPWLNGPEYSKGIMGYFHSLWNAIPFEKNMLLGDLIYGTILFGAFELAKSKYIFLRTKRDLALA; this is encoded by the coding sequence ATGTCATCACAACAAAAAATACAAGTACGCAACCTGGTGTTGATCTTAATGATAGTTGCAGCAGCAGCTATGCGCCTGGTAAGTTTCAAATATCAGCAATTAAGCAATTTTACCCCGGTTGGCGCTATCGCTATTTTCGGCGGTACATATTTTACCGATAAGTGGAAAGCTTATTTGGTGCCGCTCATTACGCTTTTTGTAAGCGACATCATCATCAACTACTTATATTTTCATAAGCTGATATTATGGACAAGCTACGCACCATTTGTTTACGGCAGCTTTTTGGCGATGGTATTTTTTGGTACGCTGATCAAAAAGGTAAACGTAGTGAACGTGATCCTGGCTTCTGTTGGTGGTGTATTGATCCATTGGCTATTAACCGACATCCACCCCTGGTTAAACGGGCCGGAGTATAGCAAAGGTATTATGGGTTATTTCCATTCACTTTGGAATGCTATCCCTTTCGAGAAAAACATGCTTTTAGGCGATTTAATTTACGGTACGATATTGTTCGGTGCCTTTGAACTGGCTAAAAGCAAATACATTTTTTTACGCACAAAGCGCGATCTGGCACTTGCTTAA
- a CDS encoding GAF domain-containing protein produces MAEDLKISSGDKAAQYESLIPQIKALLTGETDAVANMANMAAALKEQFKWFWVGFYLVKDGELVLGPFQGPVACTRIALGKGVCGTAWQQEEILVVPDVDAFPGHIACSSLSKSEIVVPMVKDGQIYGVLDVDSEELNQFDEVDAKYLEQVVQLLNA; encoded by the coding sequence ATGGCAGAAGACCTCAAAATCAGCAGCGGCGATAAGGCTGCGCAGTATGAATCGCTTATTCCGCAGATCAAAGCTTTGCTTACGGGCGAGACCGACGCGGTGGCTAATATGGCTAACATGGCTGCGGCGCTAAAGGAGCAATTCAAATGGTTTTGGGTAGGATTTTATCTGGTAAAAGACGGCGAATTGGTTTTAGGCCCGTTCCAGGGCCCGGTTGCCTGCACGCGCATTGCTTTAGGCAAAGGCGTTTGCGGAACTGCCTGGCAGCAGGAAGAGATATTGGTAGTTCCCGATGTTGACGCGTTCCCCGGCCATATTGCCTGCAGCTCACTATCAAAATCAGAGATAGTGGTGCCAATGGTCAAAGACGGACAGATCTATGGCGTGCTTGACGTGGACAGCGAAGAGCTTAACCAATTTGACGAAGTTGATGCTAAATATCTTGAGCAGGTGGTTCAGTTATTAAATGCGTAA